The genomic region TTTGTAATAGGAGAATTAAGTGAAGAAGAATATGAGGAGTCTAATGGTAATATAATAAAAAAAGAATTTGATTATAAAGAAGATAAAGGTTTATTTATTGTTAAATTTAAATATGATATAAACCCTATTGAACACGGTATAATATCAACATTTATAGAAAATATATATCTTAGTTTTATATCAAGTAATTATTTTATAGATATGCATAAGTCACATAAAGAAATTATTTATAAACTTTCAGATATTATTGAAGCAAGATCTGGTGAAACAGGATTTCATGTAAGAAGTGTTGCTGAAATTGCATATATAATAGGAGAAGCCTATGGTTTGGATCAAAAAAGATTAGATGTTTTAAAGTTAGCTGCGCCTTTACATGATATAGGTAAAATAGGTATTTCAGATACTATATTGAATAAACCAGATAAACTTACTGATGAAGAGTTTGAAATAATGAAAGAACATCCAATAATAGGATATAATATCTTAAAAAATTCAAAATGGGAAGTTTTTGACATTGCCTCTAAGATCTCTCTCCAACATCATGAAAAATGGAATGGAAGCGGATACCCTTTTGGGTTAAAGGGAGAGGATATTCTTTTAGAAGCTAGAATTGTTTCTATAGCAGACGTATTTGATGCATTAACTCAAGATAGAGTTTATAGAAAAGCATGGCCTATTGATCAAGCGGTAGATTATATATTATCGTTAAAGGGAATATCCTTTGATCCGGTTTTAGTAGATATATTTATAGATAATATTGAGAAAATAAAAAAGTTAAAAAGTGAATTACAATTTTAATAAAAATAATGCTGCTTAACGCAGCATTATTTTATTTCAGCAATATGCAAGAAATTTGTTTTACTTGAAAAACCATAAGGAATACCCGCAGTAAAGATAATTTTTTCTCCAGGTTGAACTAATCCTTCATTTTTAGAGTTTGTTTTACAATGTAAAGCATAGTATCAGTACTTACAAATTCATTTACAATCATTGGTTTGACTCCCCAAACAAGAGCTAATCTATTATATGTTTTTTCTGAATGTGTAACAGCTATGATGTTTACATTCTCTCTATACCTTGAAACTGCTCTAGCAGTATACCCTTTATCTGTAACCGCAACAATTGTTCTTATTCCAGCAGATATAGCTATTTCATTTGCTGCTTTTGAAATAGCATTTGTTGTTGAATCTTCTTCATCAAAATCAAAAAATAATGCACCATAATGATTTATATATGGTTCTGTTTCCTTTGCTACTCTGTCCATAACCCTTACTGCTTCTAATGGATATTTACCAATTGAAGTTTCTCCTGATAGCATTATTGCATCAGTTCCATCAAGAATAGCATTAGCTATATCTGTAGTTTCTGCTCTTGTTGGAACTGGATTTTCTATCATTGTTTCAAGCATTTGGGTTGCTGTAATAACAGGTTTAGATTTTTTATTTGCTATACTAATAATTCTTTTTTGTAATACAGGTATTTTTTCTGCTTCTACTTCAACTCCCAAATCTCCCCTAGCAACCATTACAGCATCTGATAATTCTATTATTTTTTCAAGATCATTATCTATAGCTTGCTTTGTCTCAATTTTACTAATTATTTGAGCATCATTTGCATGTAAAGAATTAAGTATTTCTCTCATTTCAATAACATCTTCTGGCTTTCTTACAAAAGATAAAGCAAAATAATCTACTTCATTTTTTATACCAAATTTAATATATTCTTTATCCTTTTCTGTTAAGGCAGGAATTCTAATATCCGCTCCTGGAGCATTAATTCCTCTTCTATGAGTTATTATAGCTGTATTTCTTACTTTTGTTTTTATATTTACGCCATCTGACTCAATGACTTCTAATTTTAATTTTCCATCATTTACTAAAATTAAATCACCTGGTTTAACATCTTTTGGTAATCCTTTATAGTTTATTGAAACTTTTGTTTCATCACCTACAATATCTTCAGCAGTTAAAATAAATTCCTGACCTTCTTGCAATGTAACTTCATCTTTATTAAATTTTCCAGTTCTGATTTTTGGTCCTGCTAAATCTAACAATATAGCTACAGGTTTATCAAATTCTTTTCTTACTTTTTTAATTACTTCAATTCTTTTTTGATGAACTTCGGGACTTTCATGTGATGTGTTTAATCTTAGAACATCAGCACCAGCTTTTATTAATTCTCTTACCATTTCTTCTGATTCAGTAGCTGGCCCTATAGTAGCAACAATTCTTGTTTTTCTCATATAATCACTCCTTAAGATAATGTATTTACTAATTCAATTAATTGTGGGTCTAAAACTTTCTTTTCGCTTAAAACTTTTTCTAAAGGAACAGTAACTGTTTGTCCTTTTTCTAAAGCAACCATTGTTCCAAATTTCCCTTCTAATAGGAAATTAACTGCTGAATATCCCATTCTTGAAGCTAAAATTCTATCAAATGCTGTAGGAGAACCACCTCTTTGAATATGTCCTAAAATTGTTATTCTTGTTTCATATCCAATCTTATTTTCAAAATGTCTTGCAACAGAATAAGCACTTGCAGCACCTTCTGCTACAACTACAATACAATTTATCTTCCCTCTTTTTCTTTCTTGCCATATCCTATCTGTTAGTTCATTATAATCAACAGGTACTTCAGGTATTATTACTGCTTCAGCACCAACAGATAAACCCGACATTAGTGCAATGTATCCTGAACCTCTTCCCATAACTTCAACAATAAAAGCTCTTTCGTGTGAAGAAGCTGTGTCCTTTAATTTTTGCATTGCATCTACTGCAGTATTTAAACATGTATCAACACCTATTGCCATATCTGTGTGTGGAATATCATTGTCTATAGAAGCAGGAATTCCAATAACAGGAACATTGAATTCTTCATATAATAATTTAGCTCCTGTTAAACTACCTTCTCCACCAATAACAACCAATCCATCAACACCTAATTCTCTTAAATTTTTAGCCGCTTCTGCTCTAATCTCAGGATTTTTAAATTCTGGAACTCTTGCAGTTCTTAATATTGTTCCGCCTTTCTCCATTATTCCACCAACAGAAGAATAAGTTAATTCAATATAATCTTTATCTAAAATTCCAGCGTATCCTTTGTAAAAACCTATAACATCTATATTTTTTGATGCAGCAGTTCTTGTAACAGCTCTAACAGCAGCATTCATTCCCGGAGCATCGCCTCCACTGGTAATAATTCCAATTTTCTTAATTTCAGGCATAAAACTCTCCCTCCTTAATATTATTAAACGCGAAAATCTATGAATATATGAAATTTTTTTCATTTATCGCCATTTATTGGTATTATACCACGTTTTTTATAAAATTTCTTTTCTTTATAAATACAAATTTTAGATGTATAATACAAGAGAAAAGAGGTGATCGTAATGTGGAAAGTATTAAAATCACATGTTAACGATTTTGAAGCTCAAATAATAAAACAATTATTAGAATCAGAAGGAATAAACTCATTGATAAAAGCCCCTAAAGAATTAGGTATAGGCAGAGAATTTTTTGGTAATGGTACAATTATGAATGTATATGTTGATGAAAAAGATTATGAAAATGCAAAAGAAATTTTGGAAAATAAGGAGGCAGATTAATGGAAAACTTAAAAAGAACACCACTTTTTGAAGAACATGTAAGATTAGGTGCAAAAATGGTACCTTTTGGCGGTTGGGAGATGCCTGTATGGTATACATCATTGAAAGATGAACATCACACAGTAAGAAATAATGTAGGTATTTTCGATGTATCTCATATGGGTGAAATTGATATAAAAGGCAAAGATGCTTTGAAATTTGTCAATTATCTAATAACAAATAATGTAGAAAAAATAAAACCTGAGGAAATTGTTTATTCTCCTATGTTAAATGAAAACGGTGGGATTATTGATGATTTATTGGCTTATAAATATTCAGATGAACATGTGTTATTAGTAGTTAATGCTTCTAATATAGAGAAAGATTATAATTGGATTGTAAAACAAGCAGAAAATTTTGATGTAGAAGTAAAAAATATTTCTGATATAACAGCTCAAATTGCAATACAAGGTCCTAAAGCGGAAGAAATGTTACAAGAAATTTCAGGGGTTGATTTGAAAAAAATTTCATATTATAATTTTACTGAAGGAAGAATAAATGGAATTTATTGTTTAGTTTCAAGAACAGGTTATACTGGCGAAGATGGATTTGAAATCTATTTTGATAAAGAAGCTGCTCTTCCAATGTGGAGAAAATTAATTGAGCTTTTACCTAAATATGATGGAAAACCTGCAGGATTAGGAGCAAGAGATACATTAAGATTAGAAGCTACATATCTATTATACGGTAATGATATGACTGATGATATAACACCATTTGAAGCAGGATTAAAATGGGCTGTTGATATGGAAAAAGATTTTATAGGAAAAGAAATATTATTAAAAGAAAAAGAAACTGGTATCAGAAGAAGATTAAAGGGTATAGAAATGTTGGAAAGAGGTATTCCTAGACATGGTTATAAGGTTTTTGTTGGTAATGAAGAAGTAGGATTTATTACAAGTGGTACAGTTTCTCCTACATTAGATAAGCCTATAGCTTTAGCAATGTTAAATAAACCATATTATAAAAAAGATACAGAGGTTGAAGTGGAAATTAGAGGTAAAAGAGTAAAGGCAAAAGTAATAAAAACACCATTTTATAGAGGTAGTGTAAAAACAAGAAAATAACTTAGGAGGGTATGAAAATGAAGAAATTTACAAAAACACACGAATGGGTTGAAGTAGAAGGTAAAAATGCTACAATAGGTATTACAGCACATGCAGCAGAAGAATTAGGTGATGTTACATTTGTTGAATTGCCAGAAGAAGGAAAAGAAGTAAAAAAGGGAGAAGCTCTTTGTGCTGTAGAATCAGTAAAATCAGCTAGTGATGTTTACTCTCCAGTTTCAGGGAAAGTTATAGAAGTTAATACAGAATTAGATGCATCACCAGAAATTATTAACGAAGATGCAGAAGGAAAAGGTTGGATTGTAAAATTAGAACTTTCTGATGAAAGCGAGTTAGATGATTTATTAACAGAAGAAGAATACAAAAACTCATTATAATCATAGGCCCGGATTTCCGGGTCTTTGAAATTTTAAGAGTGAGGTGAAATAGGTGAAAAGATTTCCATACATTCCACATACAGAAGAAGATATTAAAGAAATGATGAATGTAATTGGTATCGATGATATAAAAGAGTTATATAAAGATGTTCCCAAGTTATTTGAGGGAGAATTAAATATATCAGAATCAAAATCTGAAATTGAAGTAAAAAGAGAATTGTTGGAATTATCAAACAGAAATGCAAATTTAGAAGATTATGCTATGTTCAGAGGTGCAGGGATATACAAACATTATGTTCCTTCAGCTGTATATCAATTGGCTACAAAAAGAAATTTTTTAACTGCATATACACCATATCAAGCTGAAGTATCTCAAGGTACATTACAAGCATTATATGAATTTCAAACTGCTATATGTGAATTAACAGGAATGGAAGTAGCAAACTCATCGATGTATGACGGTGGTACTGCAGTTGCTGAAGCAATATTAATGGCATCAAGGGTTAACAAAAAGCATAAATCATTAGTAGCAAAATCTATTCATCCAGAATATATAGAAGTATCAAGAACATACACAGAATCTCAAGGTCTAGAAATAGAATTGATTAATTATGATGAAAAAACAGGAAGAATAGATTTAGAGGATTTAAAAGATAAAATAGATGAAAATACAAGTTCTGTTGTTATATCTTATCCAAATTTTTTTGGAGTAATAGAAAACATAAAACGAATTAAAGAAGTTTTACCAGAAAAAGTATTATTGATAGTTAACGCATATCCAATAGCTTTAGGATTATTAGAAGCGCCAGGCAAATTAGGTGCAGATATTGTTGTAGGAGAAGGTCAATCACTTGGGAATTACATGTCATTTGGTGGTCCTACATTTGGATTTTTTGCTTCAAAACAAAAATATATAAGACAAATGCCTGGAAGAATTATAGGTGAAACAGTTGATGCTGATGGTAAAAGAGGTTTTGTAATGGTTTTACAAACAAGAGAACAACATATAAGAAGGGCGAAAGCTACATCTAATATTTGTTCAAATCACGCATTGATGGCTGTTATTGCTTCTGTTTACTTAAGTATTATTGGAAGAGAAGGATTAAAAGAAATAGCATATCAAAACTATCAAAAAGCACACTATTTAGCAGAAAAATTAATTGAAACAGAAAAATTTGATCCTGTTTTTGAAGGAGAATTTTTCAATGAATTTGTTATAAAACCTAAATTTGATTTAGATAAATTTAATGAGAAATTATTAGAAGAAAAATTCATTGGTCCATTAAACTTAGGAAGATTTTTTGATGATATGAAAAATTATGGACTATTCTGCACAACAGAATTAAATACCAAAGAAGAAATTGATTATTTGATTTCTAAGGTAGGTGAAATAGATGAAATTAATCTTTGAAAAATCTAAAGAAGGAAGAACAGCATTTTCTTTACCAAAATTAGATGTTCCAGAAGTTAAAATAGAATTAGAAAATGAGTTATTAAGAAAAGAAGAACCAAATTTACCTCAGGTAAATGAATTAGAAGTTGTAAGACATTATAATGAATTAGAAAGAAAAAATCATTCAGTAGATAGTGGATTTTATCCACTTGGTTCATGTACAATGAAATATAATCCTATGTTAAATGAAGAAATGGCAAATTTGTTTAATAACATTCATCCTTATCTTGATGAAGAGCAAGTTCAAGGTGCATTAGAATTAATGTATAATTTACAAAAATATCTTGGCGAAATAACCGGGATGGATGCTGTGACATTACAACCAGCTGCTGGAGCTCATGGTGAATTAACAGGTATGCTTATTGTTAGAAAATATATAGAAGATAATGGCTATACAAATAAAACTAAAGTAATACTGCCTGATTCAGCTCATGGAACAAACCCTGCTTCTGCAAAAATGGCTGGTTTTGATGTAGTAGAAGTGAAATCAGGTTCAGATGGTAGAGTTGACTTGGAAGAATTTAAAAAAGTAATGGATGATAGTGTAGCTGCTATTATGCTTACAAATCCAAATACATTGGGGTTATTTGAAAAAGACATATTAGAAATTGCCAGATTAGCCCATGAACACAATGCATTATTATATTATGATGGAGCTAATTTAAATGCTATTATGGGTAAAGTAAGACCTGGAGATATGGGTTTTGATATAGTTCATTTAAATTTACATAAAACATTCTCAACACCTCATGGTATGGGGGGTCCAGGTAGTGGACCTGTTGGAGTAAAAGAAAAATTGAAAGATTACTTACCTAAACCAATTGTTGATATTAATGAAGATGGAAAATATTTCTTTAATTATGATATACCAAAAAGTTGTGGAAGATTAAGAACTTTTTATGGGAATTTTAGCGTAATGGTTAGAGCGTATACTTATATTTTAATGATGGGAAAAGAAGGCTTAAAATTTGCAAGTGAAATGGCAGTTTTAAATGCTAATTATTTAAGAAAAAAATTAGAAAAAGAATTTGATATTGCATATGATGAAATATGTAAACATGAGTTTGTTATAGATGGATCTTTCTTAAAAGAGTATGGAGTAAAAACACTTGATTTTGCTAAGAGGTTGTTAGATTATGGCATTCATCCACCAACAATTTACTTCCCGTTAATTGTTCATGAAGCTATGATGATAGAACCAACAGAAACAGAATCAAAAGAAGAATTAGATAGATTTGTAGAAGTAATGCATAAAATATTAGAAGAAGCAAAAACAGATCCAGAAATATTAAAAGGTGCTCCAAGGAATACTCCTGTAAGAAGATTAAATGAGACAATAGCGAATAAACAATTGAAATTGAGAGGATAATATGAGACAGTTTATTTATATATTAAAATTAATACCTAAATATATGGATGAAAATAATTGGACAGAGGAAACAAATGAAATAATAAGTAGACATTTTTTTAGACTTAAAGAATATACAGAAAAAGGTAAAATTATTTTAGTAGGAAGAGTTCCTGATGAATCAGACCCTGAATCATTTGGTATTGTAATATTTGAAGAAGAAAATGAAGAAAAAGCAAATGAATTTATGCAAAATGATCCTGCTGTTAAAGAAGGAATTATGACTGCAAAATTATTTCCGTTTAAGGTTGCTTTAATTAGATAGCGGCTTGGCCGCTATCTTTATTTTACGAGGTGATTCTATGATAAAAAGATTTATTAGATATTACAGACCGCATTTGAAACTGTTTTTTTTAGATTTATTATCTGCTTTTACTTTATCTGTATTAGGATTAGCCTATCCTATGATTACTAGGGAAATAGTAAATGTAGGAATAAAAAACAAAAATATTGAGCTTTTGATAAACTATAGCATAGTATTATTAATAATATTCATTGCAATGTATTTTTTAGAATATGTAGTTACATATTGGGGACATGTATTGGGTTTGAGAATTCAATATGATATGAGAAGGGATTTATTTTCACATTTACAAAAATTATCTTTTAATTTTTTTGATAATTCAAAAATAGGTCATTTAATGTCAAGGATAATAAATGATTTATTTGAGATTTCTGAATTAGCTCATCATGGACCAGAAGATTTATTTATTTCTTTAATAAAAGTAGTTGGTGCTTTTATTATTTTATTGTTTATAAATATAAAACTAACTCTTATATCATTTTCTATTATTCCTATAATGGTTTATTTTATGATTTATTATAATAATAAGCTAGAAATGGCATTCAAAAAAGCTAAAGAAAAAATTGCAGATGTAAATTCAAGAATAGAAGAGTCACTTGCAGGTATTAGAGTTGTAAAATCATTTACAAATGAAGAATATGAAATAGAAAGATTTAATTATGGAAATGAATTATTTAAAAATGTTAGAGCAGAAGCATTTAAATATTTAGGTACTTTTTATCCCACAATTAATTTTTTAGGAAATATGGCTATTCTTATAATGATTTTTGTTGGGGGAATTTTTGTATATAATGGTGATATTAATGTGGGAGATTTTATAGCTTATAATCTTTTTGTAGGTCAATTTTTACAACCTTTAAAAGTTTTACTTCGCTTTGTTGAAATGTATCAACAAGGAGCTGCTGGCTTTAGAAGGTTTTTAGAAATTATGGATAAAGAACCAGAAATCGTAGATAAAGAAAACGCTATTGAATTAAAAAATGTAAAAGGAGAAGTTGTTTTTGAAAATGTGGGTTTTTCATATGATGAGGGTAAAAAAGTACTACACAATATAAACTTGCATGTATCTGCTGGTGAAACTATTGCTATTGTAGGACCATCTGGTGGCGGTAAAACAACATTATGCAGTTTAATACCAAGGTTTTATGATATCTCTGAAGGAAGTATAAAAATTGACGGAATAGATATAAGAGATATAAAAATAAAATCATTAAGGCAAAATATCGGTTTAGTTCAACAAGATGTATTTTTATTTTCGGGAACTATTAAAGATAATATAAAATATGGAAGAATGGACGCCACTGATGAAGAAATAATTGAAGCAGCGAAAGCGGCAAATGCCCATGAGTTTATTTTAGAATTATCTGATGGTTATGATACATTAATTGGTGAAAGAGGAATTAAGTTATCAGGAGGTCAAAAACAAAGAATATCAATAGCAAGGATGTTTTTGAAAAATCCACCTATATTGATTCTTGATGAAGCGACATCATCTTTAGATAATCAAAGTGAAGCGATTATTCAAAGATCTATTGAAAAATTATCAAAAAATAGAACTACTTTTATCATTGCCCACAGACTTGCAACTGTAAAACATGCTAAAAGAATTATAGTTTTAACAGAAAATGGAATCGTTGAAGAAGGAACTCATGAAGAGTTAATGAATAAGAAAGGTGAATATTATAAATTATATAATGCTCAATTTGAATCATTATTAATATAATCCGGCTTT from Marinitoga aeolica harbors:
- a CDS encoding HD domain-containing phosphohydrolase, which gives rise to MNKWKILLVDDDKLVHLFIESALKGLEFENKPIELCHAYNLKQAKEFLDINTDTAVLISDLVMEKDLAGLELIDYVRNKIKNRNVRIILETARPEKAPEDITVATYDINLYIDKKDLNEVKLRTAVLTSLRSYRDIILLERGVKGLEKIVKEPYELLFLEDIYAFLEEWYERVKMFIKYYSIVVEYKVGIKYKNFVIGELSEEEYEESNGNIIKKEFDYKEDKGLFIVKFKYDINPIEHGIISTFIENIYLSFISSNYFIDMHKSHKEIIYKLSDIIEARSGETGFHVRSVAEIAYIIGEAYGLDQKRLDVLKLAAPLHDIGKIGISDTILNKPDKLTDEEFEIMKEHPIIGYNILKNSKWEVFDIASKISLQHHEKWNGSGYPFGLKGEDILLEARIVSIADVFDALTQDRVYRKAWPIDQAVDYILSLKGISFDPVLVDIFIDNIEKIKKLKSELQF
- the pyk gene encoding pyruvate kinase, encoding MRKTRIVATIGPATESEEMVRELIKAGADVLRLNTSHESPEVHQKRIEVIKKVRKEFDKPVAILLDLAGPKIRTGKFNKDEVTLQEGQEFILTAEDIVGDETKVSINYKGLPKDVKPGDLILVNDGKLKLEVIESDGVNIKTKVRNTAIITHRRGINAPGADIRIPALTEKDKEYIKFGIKNEVDYFALSFVRKPEDVIEMREILNSLHANDAQIISKIETKQAIDNDLEKIIELSDAVMVARGDLGVEVEAEKIPVLQKRIISIANKKSKPVITATQMLETMIENPVPTRAETTDIANAILDGTDAIMLSGETSIGKYPLEAVRVMDRVAKETEPYINHYGALFFDFDEEDSTTNAISKAANEIAISAGIRTIVAVTDKGYTARAVSRYRENVNIIAVTHSEKTYNRLALVWGVKPMIVNEFVSTDTMLYIVKQTLKMKD
- the pfkA gene encoding 6-phosphofructokinase translates to MKKIGIITSGGDAPGMNAAVRAVTRTAASKNIDVIGFYKGYAGILDKDYIELTYSSVGGIMEKGGTILRTARVPEFKNPEIRAEAAKNLRELGVDGLVVIGGEGSLTGAKLLYEEFNVPVIGIPASIDNDIPHTDMAIGVDTCLNTAVDAMQKLKDTASSHERAFIVEVMGRGSGYIALMSGLSVGAEAVIIPEVPVDYNELTDRIWQERKRGKINCIVVVAEGAASAYSVARHFENKIGYETRITILGHIQRGGSPTAFDRILASRMGYSAVNFLLEGKFGTMVALEKGQTVTVPLEKVLSEKKVLDPQLIELVNTLS
- a CDS encoding putative signal transducing protein, which produces MWKVLKSHVNDFEAQIIKQLLESEGINSLIKAPKELGIGREFFGNGTIMNVYVDEKDYENAKEILENKEAD
- the gcvT gene encoding glycine cleavage system aminomethyltransferase GcvT, yielding MENLKRTPLFEEHVRLGAKMVPFGGWEMPVWYTSLKDEHHTVRNNVGIFDVSHMGEIDIKGKDALKFVNYLITNNVEKIKPEEIVYSPMLNENGGIIDDLLAYKYSDEHVLLVVNASNIEKDYNWIVKQAENFDVEVKNISDITAQIAIQGPKAEEMLQEISGVDLKKISYYNFTEGRINGIYCLVSRTGYTGEDGFEIYFDKEAALPMWRKLIELLPKYDGKPAGLGARDTLRLEATYLLYGNDMTDDITPFEAGLKWAVDMEKDFIGKEILLKEKETGIRRRLKGIEMLERGIPRHGYKVFVGNEEVGFITSGTVSPTLDKPIALAMLNKPYYKKDTEVEVEIRGKRVKAKVIKTPFYRGSVKTRK
- the gcvH gene encoding glycine cleavage system protein GcvH is translated as MKMKKFTKTHEWVEVEGKNATIGITAHAAEELGDVTFVELPEEGKEVKKGEALCAVESVKSASDVYSPVSGKVIEVNTELDASPEIINEDAEGKGWIVKLELSDESELDDLLTEEEYKNSL
- the gcvPA gene encoding aminomethyl-transferring glycine dehydrogenase subunit GcvPA, producing MKRFPYIPHTEEDIKEMMNVIGIDDIKELYKDVPKLFEGELNISESKSEIEVKRELLELSNRNANLEDYAMFRGAGIYKHYVPSAVYQLATKRNFLTAYTPYQAEVSQGTLQALYEFQTAICELTGMEVANSSMYDGGTAVAEAILMASRVNKKHKSLVAKSIHPEYIEVSRTYTESQGLEIELINYDEKTGRIDLEDLKDKIDENTSSVVISYPNFFGVIENIKRIKEVLPEKVLLIVNAYPIALGLLEAPGKLGADIVVGEGQSLGNYMSFGGPTFGFFASKQKYIRQMPGRIIGETVDADGKRGFVMVLQTREQHIRRAKATSNICSNHALMAVIASVYLSIIGREGLKEIAYQNYQKAHYLAEKLIETEKFDPVFEGEFFNEFVIKPKFDLDKFNEKLLEEKFIGPLNLGRFFDDMKNYGLFCTTELNTKEEIDYLISKVGEIDEINL
- the gcvPB gene encoding aminomethyl-transferring glycine dehydrogenase subunit GcvPB; amino-acid sequence: MKLIFEKSKEGRTAFSLPKLDVPEVKIELENELLRKEEPNLPQVNELEVVRHYNELERKNHSVDSGFYPLGSCTMKYNPMLNEEMANLFNNIHPYLDEEQVQGALELMYNLQKYLGEITGMDAVTLQPAAGAHGELTGMLIVRKYIEDNGYTNKTKVILPDSAHGTNPASAKMAGFDVVEVKSGSDGRVDLEEFKKVMDDSVAAIMLTNPNTLGLFEKDILEIARLAHEHNALLYYDGANLNAIMGKVRPGDMGFDIVHLNLHKTFSTPHGMGGPGSGPVGVKEKLKDYLPKPIVDINEDGKYFFNYDIPKSCGRLRTFYGNFSVMVRAYTYILMMGKEGLKFASEMAVLNANYLRKKLEKEFDIAYDEICKHEFVIDGSFLKEYGVKTLDFAKRLLDYGIHPPTIYFPLIVHEAMMIEPTETESKEELDRFVEVMHKILEEAKTDPEILKGAPRNTPVRRLNETIANKQLKLRG
- a CDS encoding YciI family protein, which translates into the protein MRQFIYILKLIPKYMDENNWTEETNEIISRHFFRLKEYTEKGKIILVGRVPDESDPESFGIVIFEEENEEKANEFMQNDPAVKEGIMTAKLFPFKVALIR
- a CDS encoding ABC transporter ATP-binding protein: MIKRFIRYYRPHLKLFFLDLLSAFTLSVLGLAYPMITREIVNVGIKNKNIELLINYSIVLLIIFIAMYFLEYVVTYWGHVLGLRIQYDMRRDLFSHLQKLSFNFFDNSKIGHLMSRIINDLFEISELAHHGPEDLFISLIKVVGAFIILLFINIKLTLISFSIIPIMVYFMIYYNNKLEMAFKKAKEKIADVNSRIEESLAGIRVVKSFTNEEYEIERFNYGNELFKNVRAEAFKYLGTFYPTINFLGNMAILIMIFVGGIFVYNGDINVGDFIAYNLFVGQFLQPLKVLLRFVEMYQQGAAGFRRFLEIMDKEPEIVDKENAIELKNVKGEVVFENVGFSYDEGKKVLHNINLHVSAGETIAIVGPSGGGKTTLCSLIPRFYDISEGSIKIDGIDIRDIKIKSLRQNIGLVQQDVFLFSGTIKDNIKYGRMDATDEEIIEAAKAANAHEFILELSDGYDTLIGERGIKLSGGQKQRISIARMFLKNPPILILDEATSSLDNQSEAIIQRSIEKLSKNRTTFIIAHRLATVKHAKRIIVLTENGIVEEGTHEELMNKKGEYYKLYNAQFESLLI